A window of the Nitrospirota bacterium genome harbors these coding sequences:
- a CDS encoding ATP-binding protein, with amino-acid sequence SSGNIYLYWASILKSFFPEVSLRRKALEILNKINSAGEPLTSDRISRSFSLSDEQTEGIMKALYLSGFVTGEFGVFRIPRDRGLRDFIDCLYMREILEKSYRDFETKFLERSASIKDKGVSFEMTIPMVREAELVAAQAFEQIGKNLHLDQDVIGQLQMAIIEACINAIEHSKGEDRKVHLSFDFSGESIEISIESSGREFISPEVGEPFTGRRLKEDTGRGWGIELMKSFTDSVKFEKTERGTKVVLVKSLRPGGSIHGKKDTGQ; translated from the coding sequence TCTCCAGCGGTAATATCTATCTTTACTGGGCATCAATTCTAAAAAGTTTTTTCCCGGAAGTGAGCCTGAGAAGAAAAGCCCTTGAAATTCTCAATAAGATTAACTCCGCTGGTGAACCACTTACCAGCGATAGGATTTCGAGGTCTTTTTCTTTAAGCGATGAGCAGACAGAGGGCATTATGAAAGCCCTTTATCTCTCAGGCTTTGTAACCGGCGAATTCGGTGTTTTCAGAATACCGAGAGACAGAGGTTTAAGAGACTTCATAGATTGTCTTTACATGAGAGAAATCCTTGAGAAGTCTTACAGGGACTTTGAGACAAAATTCCTTGAAAGGTCAGCAAGTATTAAAGATAAAGGTGTCTCCTTTGAAATGACAATCCCGATGGTCAGAGAGGCTGAGCTTGTGGCTGCCCAGGCCTTTGAGCAGATAGGTAAGAACCTGCACTTAGACCAGGATGTCATCGGTCAGCTCCAGATGGCTATTATTGAGGCATGTATAAATGCTATAGAGCACAGTAAAGGTGAAGACAGAAAGGTTCATCTGAGTTTTGACTTTAGTGGAGAGAGCATAGAGATATCCATTGAGAGTTCCGGCAGAGAATTTATATCCCCGGAAGTTGGTGAGCCATTTACCGGCAGACGGCTCAAGGAGGATACAGGCCGCGGATGGGGTATAGAGCTCATGAAGAGCTTTACCGATTCAGTGAAATTTGAAAAAACAGAAAGAGGAACAAAGGTGGTTTTAGTCAAGAGTCTCAGACCCGGAGGCTCTATCCATGGCAAAAAAGACACAGGCCAATGA
- a CDS encoding STAS domain-containing protein has protein sequence MNNNFSISSKATSDVVVIIPNGYVNDLGAVRLEHECEQFLHKGLRKLVINFSNMQYINSIGASVLTGIVHEISEYRAYLCFTNVKKIHLDVFEILGITKHVRIFKDEEEALSFLKNLN, from the coding sequence ATGAACAATAATTTCTCTATATCCTCGAAGGCCACAAGCGATGTGGTGGTTATTATACCTAACGGTTATGTTAATGACCTCGGCGCTGTGCGCCTGGAGCATGAATGTGAGCAATTTCTCCACAAGGGTTTAAGAAAGCTTGTGATAAACTTTTCGAATATGCAGTATATAAACAGTATCGGGGCTTCAGTTTTAACTGGTATAGTTCATGAGATTTCAGAATACAGGGCTTATCTCTGTTTTACAAATGTGAAGAAGATTCATCTCGATGTCTTTGAGATACTGGGCATTACAAAGCATGTAAGAATCTTTAAAGACGAAGAAGAGGCCCTGAGTTTCCTGAAAAATTTAAATTGA